In Halapricum desulfuricans, a single window of DNA contains:
- a CDS encoding deoxyhypusine synthase — MDADETRDNVVPGSDEELDTPDVRGYDFRGEFDFEAMMDAYATTGFQATQLAEAIDITERMQEEDAEIYLTFTSNIISSGLRETVAYLIREGYVDVVITTSGSLTEDVIKTAKPFKMGEWEADEAQLREQGINRLGNIFVPSDRYVWLEEYLYDFFDDFFAEEKIRTPTEFARELGETLDDEDSVLKQAADNDVPVYCPALTDAEVGNFLYYYRQAYDSEVGIEILDDYDSLIEDGLLADQTGLIAVGAGVPKHHAIMTNLFRGGADHVVYISTGMEGDGSLSGAPPSEAVSWGKIKEDEETNYTLVEAEATLVFPLLVASAFK, encoded by the coding sequence ATGGACGCCGACGAGACACGCGACAACGTCGTTCCGGGGAGCGACGAGGAACTGGACACCCCGGACGTTCGCGGCTACGACTTCCGCGGGGAGTTCGACTTCGAAGCGATGATGGACGCCTACGCGACGACCGGGTTTCAGGCGACCCAACTCGCCGAAGCGATCGACATCACCGAGCGCATGCAGGAAGAAGACGCCGAGATCTATCTCACCTTCACCTCGAACATTATCTCTTCGGGGCTACGTGAGACCGTCGCGTACCTGATCCGCGAGGGATACGTCGACGTCGTCATCACGACCTCCGGATCGCTGACCGAGGACGTCATCAAGACGGCCAAACCCTTCAAGATGGGCGAGTGGGAGGCCGACGAGGCACAGCTTCGCGAGCAGGGGATCAACCGCCTCGGCAACATCTTCGTTCCCTCGGACCGGTACGTCTGGCTCGAGGAGTACCTCTATGACTTCTTCGACGACTTCTTCGCCGAGGAGAAGATCCGGACGCCGACCGAGTTCGCGCGCGAGCTGGGCGAAACCCTCGACGACGAGGACTCGGTGCTCAAGCAGGCCGCGGACAACGACGTCCCGGTCTACTGTCCGGCGCTGACCGACGCCGAGGTCGGCAACTTCCTGTACTACTACCGGCAGGCCTACGACTCGGAGGTCGGCATCGAGATCCTCGACGACTACGATTCGCTCATCGAGGACGGCCTGCTGGCCGACCAGACCGGACTGATCGCGGTCGGCGCTGGCGTACCGAAACACCACGCGATCATGACGAACCTCTTCCGTGGCGGCGCGGACCACGTCGTCTACATCTCGACCGGGATGGAGGGCGACGGGTCGCTGTCCGGCGCACCACCCAGCGAGGCAGTCTCCTGGGGCAAGATCAAGGAGGACGAGGAAACCAACTACACGCTCGTCGAGGCCGAGGCGACGCTCGTCTTCCCGCTTTTGGTCGCGAGCGCGTTCAAGTAA
- a CDS encoding helix-turn-helix transcriptional regulator — translation MSTELETASGMGSRELVHFVTQQTRFALVTNILQHPEQLPSMYELEQLNPSVSEATVYKHVQKLIDAGIVKEVALEDDQRQQGYPWKFYGLTADGREFLEAHNLLAAEDTLQRMYETISDKPEKMVKYEQAPRP, via the coding sequence ATGAGCACCGAACTGGAAACCGCGTCGGGGATGGGATCCCGCGAACTCGTCCACTTCGTCACCCAGCAGACGCGGTTCGCGCTGGTCACCAACATCCTGCAACACCCCGAGCAGCTTCCCTCGATGTACGAACTCGAGCAGCTCAACCCCAGCGTGAGCGAGGCGACCGTCTACAAGCACGTCCAGAAGCTGATCGACGCCGGCATCGTCAAAGAGGTCGCACTGGAAGACGACCAGCGCCAGCAGGGCTACCCCTGGAAGTTCTACGGCCTCACTGCAGACGGCCGGGAGTTCCTCGAGGCACACAACCTGCTCGCCGCCGAGGACACCCTCCAGCGGATGTACGAGACTATCTCCGACAAACCCGAGAAGATGGTCAAATACGAGCAGGCGCCTCGGCCCTAG
- the hmgA gene encoding hydroxymethylglutaryl-CoA reductase (NADPH) produces MTDAATLAERVRAGELRLYELEDHADADTAAAARRLLLAAEPGVDLETIGEYAFPAERAESNVENMIGATQVPLGVAGPLPVDGEAASGSVYLPLATTEGALVASVNRGAGAIRAAGGASTTVLQRGMTRAPVFETSDVREAAAVADWVRGSLDRLADAAESTTSHGELREATPYVVGDSVFVRFVYDTKDAMGMNMATIATRAAADVIESETPASMVAVSGNLCTDKKPAGINAIEGRGRSVAADVVLPADATEDRFGTTPEAIAEVNTRKNLLGSAKAASLGFNAHVANVVGAAFLALGQDVAQVVEGAHAITSVEAREDGLYVSVTLPALAVGTVGGGTGLPTQSEALEIIGLAGGGDPPGTNGDALAEVLAAGALAGELSLLGALAGRHLASAHAEHGR; encoded by the coding sequence ATGACCGACGCCGCGACGCTCGCCGAGCGCGTCAGGGCGGGCGAACTTCGACTGTACGAACTCGAAGATCATGCCGACGCCGACACTGCTGCCGCGGCTCGCAGACTGCTCCTCGCGGCGGAACCGGGCGTCGACCTCGAAACGATCGGCGAGTACGCGTTCCCAGCCGAGCGCGCCGAGTCGAACGTCGAGAACATGATCGGCGCGACGCAGGTCCCGCTGGGCGTCGCCGGACCGCTCCCCGTCGACGGCGAGGCCGCGAGCGGATCCGTCTATCTGCCGCTGGCGACGACGGAAGGCGCGCTGGTCGCGAGTGTCAATCGGGGCGCTGGCGCGATCCGGGCGGCGGGCGGCGCGTCGACGACTGTCCTGCAACGCGGGATGACCCGCGCACCCGTCTTCGAGACGAGCGACGTCCGCGAGGCCGCCGCTGTCGCCGACTGGGTTCGAGGGAGCCTCGATCGGCTGGCCGACGCCGCGGAGTCGACGACCAGCCACGGCGAGCTTCGCGAGGCGACGCCTTACGTCGTCGGCGACAGCGTCTTCGTCCGGTTCGTCTACGACACCAAGGACGCCATGGGGATGAACATGGCCACGATCGCGACCCGGGCGGCTGCCGACGTGATCGAATCGGAAACGCCGGCCTCGATGGTGGCTGTCTCGGGGAACCTCTGTACCGACAAGAAGCCGGCCGGGATCAACGCTATCGAGGGTCGCGGCCGGTCGGTCGCCGCCGACGTCGTCCTCCCGGCGGACGCGACCGAGGACCGTTTCGGGACGACACCCGAGGCGATCGCCGAAGTCAACACGCGCAAGAACCTGCTCGGCAGCGCCAAGGCCGCCAGCCTGGGGTTCAACGCTCACGTCGCCAACGTCGTCGGCGCGGCCTTTCTCGCGCTCGGACAGGACGTCGCCCAGGTCGTCGAGGGCGCACACGCTATCACGAGCGTCGAAGCCCGCGAAGACGGCCTGTACGTGTCGGTGACACTCCCGGCGCTGGCAGTCGGGACTGTCGGCGGCGGGACGGGACTCCCGACCCAGTCGGAAGCGCTCGAGATTATCGGGCTCGCGGGCGGTGGCGACCCGCCGGGGACGAACGGCGACGCGCTCGCGGAAGTGCTCGCGGCGGGCGCGCTGGCCGGCGAACTATCGCTCTTGGGTGCGCTCGCGGGCCGCCATCTCGCGAGTGCCCACGCCGAACACGGTCGGTGA